The Streptomyces avermitilis MA-4680 = NBRC 14893 genome contains a region encoding:
- the lexA gene encoding transcriptional repressor LexA has translation MTTTADSATITAQDRSQGRLEPVHAMNEATSHEGPKRSLPGRPPGIRADSSGLTDRQRRVIEVIRDSVQRRGYPPSMREIGQAVGLSSTSSVAHQLMALERKGFLRRDPHRPRAYEVRGSDQSSSVQPTDTAGKPAASYVPLVGRIAAGGPILAEESVEDVFPLPRQLVGDGELFVLKVVGDSMIEAAICDGDWVTVRRQPVAENGDIVAAMLDGEATVKRFKREDGHVWLLPHNSAYQPIPGDEATILGKVVAVLRRV, from the coding sequence GTGACCACCACCGCAGACAGTGCCACCATCACTGCCCAGGACCGCTCCCAGGGCCGACTCGAGCCGGTGCATGCGATGAACGAAGCCACAAGCCACGAGGGACCCAAGCGCTCCCTGCCAGGCCGACCTCCAGGCATTCGCGCCGACAGCTCGGGACTGACCGACCGGCAGCGCCGGGTGATCGAGGTCATCAGGGACTCGGTGCAGCGGCGCGGCTACCCGCCGTCGATGCGGGAGATCGGCCAGGCGGTCGGGCTCTCCAGCACCTCTTCGGTCGCACACCAGCTCATGGCACTGGAACGCAAGGGCTTCCTGCGCCGCGACCCGCACCGCCCGCGCGCATACGAGGTGCGTGGATCGGACCAGTCGTCCTCCGTGCAGCCCACGGACACGGCGGGCAAGCCGGCCGCGTCGTACGTGCCCCTCGTCGGCCGCATCGCCGCCGGTGGGCCCATCCTCGCCGAGGAGTCGGTCGAGGATGTCTTCCCGCTCCCGAGGCAGCTGGTCGGCGACGGTGAGCTGTTCGTCCTGAAGGTCGTCGGCGACTCCATGATCGAGGCCGCCATCTGCGACGGGGACTGGGTGACGGTCCGCCGCCAGCCCGTCGCCGAGAACGGCGACATCGTGGCCGCGATGCTGGACGGCGAGGCCACGGTGAAGCGCTTCAAGCGCGAGGACGGCCATGTGTGGCTGCTCCCGCACAACTCCGCGTACCAGCCGATCCCCGGTGACGAGGCGACGATCCTCGGCAAGGTGGTGGCGGTGCTGCGGCGGGTGTGA